One segment of Fundulus heteroclitus isolate FHET01 unplaced genomic scaffold, MU-UCD_Fhet_4.1 scaffold_213, whole genome shotgun sequence DNA contains the following:
- the LOC118559064 gene encoding uncharacterized protein LOC118559064, with product MAAAPTPAKGSKPTVKEVVSRPCPASCGASISGRDPHPMCIACMGAKHAQASLADPQGCQHCASMPEKILERRLRVAVANSQDPCLSSPSAVAAAGENHQPRASKSWADMMEEEYPSMPPLFEGLTDSGKLDETEGDSNSDLLELEDMEEEEDDSTFPGQHSRPPSGAEVTSPGDSDLYDVCRRAALKLNIPWPAAQDAGGAERDLYDGKRLPPAVPSAKQLLPAVPACIREMSNFWSSPFKSKLPTKGFSKLEIQGMGELGLAEPPAVEPSVAYHLHPNRRSVSASSNISLPGKMDRLTASIYQRPCHGSGCLRGKRPMVKPIRPE from the exons ATGGCTGCGGCTCCTACCCCTGCCAAAGGTTCTAAACCGACAGTTAAAGAGGTTGTATCCCGCCCATGCCCAGCGTCATGCGGGGCATCTATCTCGGGGCGGGACCCTCATCCGATGTGCATAGCATGCATGGGCGCTAAACACGCTCAGGCATCGCTGGCCGACCCTCAGGGGTGCCAGCACTGCGCGTCAATGCCGGAAAAAATCCTGGAGAGACGGCTGAGGGTGGCTGTCGCTAACAGCCAGGACCCGTGCCTCTCCTCACCTTCAGCCGTTGCGGCGGCGGGTGAAAACCATCAGCCGCGAGCTTCTAAAAGCTGGGCGGACATGATGGAGGAGGAGTACCCGTCCATGCCTCCCCTGTTTGAGGGCCTCACGGACAGCGGGAAACTCGACGAAACGGAGGGTGACTCTAACTCCGACCTCCTCGAACTAGAggacatggaggaggaggaggatgactCGACCTTCCCGGGTCAACACTCCAGGCCACCGAGCGGGGCAGAAGTCACCTCCCCGGGGGACAGTGACCTGTACGATGTGTGCAGGCGGGCGGCTTTAAAGCTGAACATCCCCTGGCCGGCAGCTCAGGATGCAGGAGGAGCAGAACGGGACCTGTATGACGGTAAAAGGCTTCCACCTGCTGTACCATCAgcaaagcagcttttaccagcCGTTCCTGCTTGCATCAGAGAAATGAGCAATTTCTGGTCCAGCCCATTTAAGAGCAAGCTTCCCACCAAGGGCTTCTCTAAGCTGGAGATACAGGGTATGGGTGAACTGGGGCTGGCCGAACCCCCAGCAGTGGAGCCTTCAGTGGCTTACCACCTCCACCCTAATCGCAGATCGGTTTCAGCATCTTCTAACATCTCGCTCCCAGGTAAAATGGATCGCCTCACTGCTTCCATTTACCAGA GGCCGTGTCATGGGTCTGGCTGTCTCAGGGGAAAGAGGCCTATGGTTAAACCTATCAGGCCTGAGTGA